The nucleotide window TCTTATGAAGTTATTAAAAATCCAAAATATGATGTGAATAaagatattttaattaataacccATTGGTGgtctaaaataaatgaattttatgagtgATTTTTCAAGATAGATAGTATATTTActcataatttatataaaaataattgtaaCGATGAGATTAAATATTATGACGtgcaataaaaatatatatttaacacattttattaaaaataaacacCTATCTAAAGAGTTGAATATTAAAAGGTGAAGAGAGGAGAGGGCAGTGGGTGAGTAGTCTACCTATGCAGAAAGAGCAACTTTTGTTGAGAGAAATAGCTTGGATGAGCATATCTCAATTAGGCTTATTGGAAATGTAAACTTTGGGCtctatttcattaatttgtgcGTAGAACAAATTTCTCATGCCTCAATTGTTCTATATTCGTCTAACGAACCATCAAGCACCTAAACCACACTCAACTAACCCAAAACTAAGTAATCaatgcctattatatgtatatgatcACATATTCATGATAAATTAAAATGGGTATCACAACaaatttatactttttatttaattaagtttttattgttttatcatataaaattaattctatttaagttaaaataatatttaaataaaattcccttaataataataatttcgaATTTTAAATTCTatccaaatatattaaaaaaattccaCTTCAATTCTTCCAATTACTTCAAGTTTTACTCTTAGTTGCCCTACATGATATAATCAATTCCCGtaatgttattatttatttaaaattataaaaaaaaaaccaactaaAAAGACAATTGAAGGCACAAAGCAATCCTCCTCATCTGGATAATTAATTTGATGGGAATTGAATGAGTAGTGATGCACATGTATTCAAGTAGAAAATAAACATGATAGTACACTAATTATTTCGGCTAACTTTTGCAGAGTGGGTAAAATATTATATTCACACATACATAGGCAGCCAATTATATGGGGAAAAGGCTGTTATGAAATGACACATTTTGAATCAATAATCAACAGTGCTGCaactcccccttttttttttttttttgtatgagGAAGCAATAAAGGCTTGTATAGAAAATCGAATGGTAGTGATCTATGATCCGTATTACCTTTCAATACTCAATTGGGTTCATTGGTTCGGGATGCCATGCATCGGTGTAACTCTCATCTCCTCCTGCTATGATGATCCTATTAGGTTTCATTCAGACATTTTCACCAACAATGGAGTCCATGTTGCGATCGATCCTCATAGCAAAACCCAAATTATTGAAGTATAAACCATGTTGCGATCGATCCTTATAGCAAAACCCAAATTATTGAAATATAAAGTTTTCAATGTTTCTCATTTTGATCATGGAAACATGTGTAATTCAAAGttgttttctttttcaaattaaaGTCGTGTCCATTAATTAATGTATGTACGCATCTGAATTTGACATTGATCAAGAAATAAGAACCCTCGATTTCTATTCCATTTTAGCTTTTAAACTGAAGCTTCATATCGTGAaggcaaaaaattttaaaaacaagttctccttttaaatttaatttagattAATTTTGATGCATTCTTAGTACATAAATTTCATGCAATATTGTTGAATAATAACATGATATttcatcattaaaataaaaatataaaagacttataaataaatactaataattttatttaaacattaattgtaactattataaatattaataactctTGAATATAGGATTTAGGGTCTAAGGTCTCGAGTTTAGGATTTAACATTAATTTAGAACTAATTATTATTTAGTtgtgtttaaataaaattattagtatttatttataagttcttcactatttttgttttatttaatgatGATGTAGCATGTTATTATTTATCGTGTTTGCATGAGAGCGTACCAAATATTCTCTCATTTAATTTATGAAAGAAGTGTTACAATTTTTGCTTTCTCGCTATTTTATCTATATTGAACTTGCTTTTCATTTTGTCTCTCAAACAAGGATGGATCCAGGGGGTCGcctctttaaaattttcagatttttgaattttatatataaCTTATCATATATTTTAGATTTGGTGTCCACATTGTATAACATTTACTCCCTTGGCCAATTTGTATTTCATATAATTCACCCCCTTAagccataatgttatactttatattaacaaagtatttttcagtttttaattatataactttaataataatcaaatattaaTGTATGATTGGCCTTGAGAGACTAAACTTAGAGGTCCAATATGGATTTTAAAGTCAAATTCCAGAATTAATTGATTTGGCCCATACCCATACATATTAGGTTAGTGACTTTCTTGTATTTTAATTTGTATGTCTTGTTGAGGAATTATCTTCCTCTAGTAAGGTGTCGGTACTGCCGAGAGAAAAAGATAGGAGTTTGATGCTGAAATTGAGAGCATAAAGTAAAAAATACAAATTATCTTCCTCTCGGCTCATTACGCAAAAGACCTCTCAATTATTTTTTTTGCATAAATTATGttctttatttatttgcttattaatttttttttctttttccttataTGTTgttgtttaatatattattaaagtCTTTAggttttttaattaaattgtggtcaacaaaaaagatcaattttttttttaagaaaaggaTGTCAGAAAGCAATAATGATCAATCTGTTCCTCAACTTTCAAATATTAGTGGAGAAAAATCAAATATCAAGTCTTTCCAAGCtcctgaatgagatatcaaatctTCTCAAACCCAAGATCTTGAATGAGATATCAAGTCTTCCCAAGCTCTTGAACGAGATATCAGGTCTTCTTAAGTTCCTAAATGTCCTCGTAAGGTGTTGAAAGTTGAAACAAAGTAGTTTAATGCTTCTTCTTTAGAACGTGATCCAGGACTTTGATTTGGGATTACCCTCCAAATCAACAGGACGAAGTCCGTCAAGCTTACATTAAGTTTGGGCCATATCAATCGATTCCTCCAAGTGAGGCTCCAACATCTCCTCACTATATTAACAAGAATGGACATCAATTTCTCCCATCTTGGTACAAGTTATTCCTAGAATGGCTAGAGTTTTCACCAAGTAAGAATTTCGCATATTGCCTTCCTTGTTTTCTCTTCAACAAGCCATTTGGGCATCATGGAAATACGTTTACAAGCCAAAGATTTTGATATTGGAAGAATGTCAATGAAGGATTTAAATGTCCTTTTTTTACTCATGTAGGTAAGGATACAAATTCTTTACATAAGAATGtaatgaaaaattatttaaattttcaagCTTCCTTGCAAAATATTGAGAGGATTATTGAGAAACAAAATTCTGAACAAGTTGCAAGAAATCAGCTGCAGGTCAAGGTGTCAATAGATGTTATCAAGTGACTTGTATTTCAAGGTTGTGCCTTTAGGGGACTCGATGAAGCATGAGATTCCAGAAATGGAGGCAACTTTCTTGAACCAATAAAACTCATGCCTTCTTATAATGAAGATGTGGGGGCAATTGTCTTAGAAAATGCCCCTCAAAATACGCAGTGTGTTAGTCTGACTGTTTAGAAGGACATTCCTTTTATTTTGGTGAGTAAAATCTAGGGATTTATTTAAGAAAAGATTGGAGATTAAAAGTTTTGCATTATAGTGGATAAAGCTTATGATAagtcaaagaaagaaaaaatgacaATTGTATTGCGGTTTGTTGATAAAGAAGGTTTTATATGTGAACAAATATTTGATGTGGTTCATGTAAAGAACACCACATCGTTAGCTTTGGAGAAGGAAACCTGTAAAGTTCTTTTATGCCATTGCCTTAATGTGGATGATATTCATGGTCAAGGATATGATGGTGCAAGTAATATGCATAGAGAATGGAATGGCTTGCTAGCATTATTTGCTAAAAAATGTTGATTTGCATACTATGTCCACTACCTCGCTCATCGTCTCCAATTAACTCTAGTAGTTATATCCAATAAAGTTATTCTTATTTGTCAATGTTTTTCATACTTGATTGGTATAATCAATTTGGTTACTTCTTCAAGCAAGCGACATGATCAATTAAGAGACATTGAGGCATCTCATATCGCAAGTTGATTGATAGTGGTGAGCTTGAAACTGgcaaagggaaaaatcaagttgGTACTCTCCAACGTCTAGGCAATACTCAATGGAGATCTCATTTAGCTTCTCTCAATAGCTTGATAAGGATGTTCTTAAAACTGgcaaagggaaaaatcaagttgGTACTCTCCAACGTCTAGGTGATGCCCAATGGAGATCTCATTTAGCTTATCTCAATAGCTTGATGAGGATGTTCAATTATGTTTGTGTTGTATTACAAGATATTATCAAGTTCAACAACCTTACTCAAATGAGTGAAGCTGATGGAATATATGATACAATAACATCCGTTGAATTTGTTTTCATATTGGATTTCATGATTGAGATGCTTGGAATCACTAATGATCTCTGTCAAGCATTGCAGTATAAATTGCAGGATATATTAAACACGATGCAATTGGTGTCATAAACTAAAACGCTTCTCCAAATATTCATAAAACATGGGTGGAATCCTTTCTTTGAGAAAGTGAAGTTATTTTGTAAAGGTCATGAGATAGAAGTCCTCAATTTAAGTGTTTCATATAAAGCTGGTCGAGGTTGATCTCATATCTAAAGAGATAATCTCACAATTGTGCATCACTATCAGTTTGATATATTCATTGTTGGTATCTATTCATTGCTAGCAGAAGTGAATTGTCTCTTTAATGATGAGGTAGTGGAGTTGTTATTATCTTCGCTTTGGAGCCACGCGATGATTACAAAACTTTTTGGGTGGAAGATATCTGCAAGCTTatgaatgatttttattcaaacgGCTTTATGGAGTaagaaaagctacacaccaaagcaCGGAGTTGCAGAAAGCTTCTACAATTGCTGAATTGTGTCAAGTGCTAGCCAAGAAAAATAAGTCAAGCATTTATCCTCTTCTTGATAAAATTATTCGTCTTGTGCTAACTCTTCCCATGTCTACTGCAACAATCGAACAAGCATTTTCAgccatgaaaattatgaaaacaaGGCTTTGCAATAGAATGGAGGATGATTTTCTTTCAACTTGGTGGCATACATCAAAAAAGAGTTAGCTCGAGAATTTTCAACAGATTCTATCATTGATAAGTTCGATTTTATGAAAAAACGGAGGCTGCAATTTAGAATGCTTATTATTGAGAAATAAGATTAAGGccaagtttttttaaaatttaaattttggaattaaaatgatattaatgaaatttttagTATAGTATTAATTATTCTTTTTGCatattgaaaagaaatatttaattttatatagtttagttttttcttttaactttttacGGTTAAATCATTTgtacattttaaaaatattaaattgatttatttgatAAGAAAAAAATTATCGAAGAAGAATTGGCACTTTTTACCTTTAAAAAATCATTCAAATTTAAAAGTTTCACCCCTTAGAATAAAATTATGAATCCGTCCTTGACCCCAAATATCTTGTCTAATCCATGTGTCTGAACTATATTTATTCATAGTTAATTGTGAAGCATGTTGTTCTAGATGCATGAAAAAATGCCTTTTCAATAGAAAGTATCATTAATATAACTATATCTAAGTATAGCCACAGAAAATAAGATTCTTAAAGTTGTCAAGCCATTTACTATTTTTCACCGTTGCATTTGGAGCAAACTTGGTTTCTAAGAAGAGGTGAATGCAAGCACAGCCTAAGTTTCCAAAAATGTATACATTGATGAAGATATAAAGGGAAATTGGCATTAATTAGTTTCTTTCATTTCAACATTAGGCAATCCCAGTGCCAAGGAGAAAAATTATATGTAGACTCTTGCCTTACTCCATTTCAATGGTACTATATAAATGATCAataacattaattaaataaattccaATTGATGATTCTACAAGTTCAAAAGATATAAAACACACATACGCATGTCGCAAGAAATTTAATGCAATTGGAGCATGGAGTAAATATTGATAAGAGTACAATATGCATAATTTGGTTGAAACAAGTAGATATTCtctgtatatatgtttgagcgaATCACAAATTAACATGAATCtactttttaattgatttatatacaaaataataaaagtataaatcttaaattttgaaatatcttCTAATTCCAgttatgtgattatatattttaCTTATAATATCGAAATACgattatatttgaaaattttaagattcAAGGAAGAAATTGAATTGCATCAAACTATACTATTGGTTCTAAAGTTCTTAAAAATCAAATGAGTTGATCCAATATAATTAGCATCaatcttgtatatatatataaataaaccaAGATTCTAAGTTCTTACCATAACATGCTCACCTCGAGGATCAAATTATGAATTGACTGCAATGAATGTTAGTTTTCTTTAAATGATAGCAATATATATTGTTTTAATTGATAAATATCATCATACATAGAATTTCAATATTTGTGTAATTCAATCATTAAATCATTCAAACTACtcaaacatatatataaatataaattctagAAATATCTAGTCCTTACTATGATTCTGTAGTGAAACATAAGCAGTTAATTATGatataagaatataaatataCTGTAATACACGTATCACTAGTGGTGCATCATCCATTTTTGTACATTGAAATGACAGCACCAGCAGCTAGCTAGTATTAATTACTAATTAACCATTGCTGGCTACTAATTAACCATCTTCTGAATCTCAAATCATAGAATAAATAGAGAAGAAAAGAATGCCAAATAGTGGTAAAAATCTAATAGTAATCGATTTAAAATCAATctttaaatggttaatttgatgttGTTCTTATCAATTAATTCCGGATGGTCAAGCATAAAATTGAAGTGCCAATAAGAGAAAAAAAACAGAGAGTGAAACTAACTACCATCTGTAAGTGCAACAAAGCCATTAAAACAATTTAAGTATAGTGCTAGACAAATCTGACACATGAAATGAACCTCATGTAGAGCTGTTTCGAGCTCCAATAAAAGAAATGGAATTTAAGAGAATAGGGTTAAAGTGGAGAAAGATTCAGAGAGATGACCtgcaaatataaatatattatatatttaaaatatggaAGGTCCATAAAAACTGAGCAATTAGATGCTCTCAATTCCATTTAAGCAACAAACTGATAGTACAATCACTTCTTGAATGACTTTTTTCTTTTAGTACTAGTGCTACTAATAGTTCATTACTGATGATACTAACACTGTTTGCATCAAAAGTAGTTTCAAGGAATCCCCAAAAATCACAAAGACATTACCAGTTTTTACCACTCTAGCAGCAAAGAGGAAGCatagaaaaagtaaaaaaaaaaaaaaatttaccctaAAATATATACCCATGCCTCAATATGATACCTTATGGCCAAAGTACAGAAAATTATCCCATATATGTAGTATTAAATAGAGTGAAATGCTAGCTTGCATATggggttttgttttgttttgttttggtgATGCATATATATAGTTTAACTTGCACCTGGTGGTGGTGGTGGCGGCAATGGTAGAGTCGGGATCTGTTGAGCTGGTGGTCGCTTACGcttctttttatagtttaacTTGCACCTGGTGGTGGTGGCGGCGGCATTGGTAGAGTCGGGATCTGTTGAGTTGGTGGTCGCTTACGCTTCTTCTTCTCATAACTAATCCCTCTTGCTTTTGACTGCAAATCACGAACTTCACGAAGGTAAAGCCTCACAGCTCGTGCCCCAAAAGGGTTTACTTCAGGTTTGCCTCCATTTTCTTCGAAGGCAGCTCGGAGGCGGCCGATGAGAGCATCGAGGCTACCCCAGGCTTGACGGAGCGGGCAAGGGCAAGGGGCTGGTGGGTTTGGGTGGCCATAGAAAGGGCAGATTGGAGTGTGGACTTTGGTTTTGCCGAATTGGTCAAGGTAGCGAAGGAATTCTAGGACGTGAGCTCCACTGCACCTGGAGAGGGAAAGTGGGGGCCTATGATTCTTCAGGTACTGACCAAAGGTGTTCCAGTCACGGCGCTTTTGGTTCTCGTAGCGGCTTGCGGTTGGAGAAGAAGACGAGGATGGAAGTGAAGTGCCACCGTTATTGCTCACATTGATGAGGCTGACATTTTCGGAGTTGGAGCTATCGGTTTCTCGAATTGAATCCATGGAGACCAAACACAGCTTTCAATAGGTCTTGTTCCAAATATATAAGCAAAAAGATGTGTTGGTCTTCGCTGTGGTAGGTTTGATCTTATTTCTTAAGATCTTAAGTACCTAGGGTTTCATCTTTCCTTTATAAAAAACACTTTTTCAGTGACCATAAGACAGTGTAACATAGACCTAACAAGAAAAGGAGAGATTAAAGACGAAGAAACTGTAAAAAATGAATCAAGGAACCaaaaaaaaacttagttttaCATACATAATTTAGTCTCTACTCTTTTCTCTGGCAGATAGAACTGTTGATATGAAACAACACCGTCAAGAAGAAAacccaaagtaaaaaaaaaaaaaaacagaagtgCTTTGCTTTAACCAGGAAGGAAGACTGGAAGACCTTGCCGACTATTGATTTATATTAGACACAATTTCCATTTGTGAGGAGAGCTAGGCAGCTAAACAGAAGAagattttggagttgaaatagTAGTTTTAATGATTTGTAGTTGTTAGATATGAGGGAAAGTGTGGATGATCTGATGAGATTGatgggaaaagagagagaaatgatCCCCCCCCTCTCTTGAGTTTTTCTTTGCTTGGAGCAATACTAGAAGATTTTTGAGGGCCGTCTTTTCTCAGATTGAGTTGCTGAAATATATTAGTAAGTGATTTGGGGTGTAAAAAAATGATGGAAGGGAGAGAGGTATATATATTGCTTTGTTAATGgaattttattattgttattattatggaTGACATTGATTCTTAAGAAAGAGAAGAGAACTCTGGTTTAGGGGTTGTGGAAATGAaacaaaatgaaatgaaatgaaaatttaaattgcaataaaggGTAATGGCATGCAATGGGTTGAGATGGagacatttaaaaaataatttttttcctttaaaacaaagttttggaAGGACAAAATTTAAGGGAAAGGCATGATTTTTTCCCTTGAGCTCTGTAGCTTCGAATGACAGTTCCTTCTCCATTCACCACAGTACCATTTTCCAAATTTcccattttgaaattaaaattttaatattatttttgataaaaatcccatttttttatttttaaatttctcattGTTATTCAAAAAAAGAAACTACAGCTATGTTTTTGTTTTATGCAAAGTTAAAGATTTTGTACCTGATCTTAACATTTGGTTGAGTGAGGTATATTACTTATTTAACACAAAATACTTCATTGAGTTTTGCAAAATATAAACAGTGGTttactaatttttatttattctttacaTGGACGCAGTACTTCCTGTCCCCTTACCCCTTACAAGGACTAAAGTTTATAATTTGGAATTCTACAAGCTAAAAAgtaattttattactttattgATTATGTAATTCTTCGGAAAGgagtttaattttttatagttattTTTAAGCATATTTTAGTTCTTAGAATGTACCGATGATATTGCTAACTCTATTTGtggataaataatataattttcttCGAGTTTAATTATTGCTCCTAAATAGATTTTTCTCATTGGATGGTTTGGGACCTGGAGTATATTGGGGTTCAGAAGCAAATTCATACAAAGTCAAAACTCACCTATACGTAAcctcaaatacatatattaaggTAAATTACAATATTAGTGACTCAATCATGCGTGAGTTATCCAACGCCAATAAGTTCTAATGGCTAACAAAAAAGTGGTATAGTATTTTCTtcaattgaaataataataaatttaacattcaattaatgTAGTAATATGACTATTTTTCAATTGACATGATAAATTCAGCCTTTAATAATGGTAAGTTGTATTAATTTGgtctttattattttaataataaactaataacatttacatattttatcaacttggtattaattttaaatattaaaaaaatataaaaatccatacttttaatttttttaaaaatttaaaatagataataaattaaaaatgcataaattataaataatataaaatataaaaatacaaaattagttatactttttaaaaatatttaaaaggtgaaatttaatatttataataaaacaatTAACAAATGTGGTCGCAACATGTGAACAaccttggtgtaacacccctagaaACATTATGTTATAAAAGTAGTATTAAGTGAGAATTGTGCGTAATAAATTTTTCGGtaaagtaaaataaagaaaataaatgataaaagaGAAGGTTAATGGATGCCAAAAAAAGTTGAATTAAAAAGTATGTTGTGATATATTAATTTAAgatagactaaattgtaaatatgtgaaaagttTTGCTGCTCAAgtgaaaatattcaaaatttatggtGGCAAAgtataaatatgaaaagttgaaagaTCAAAAGTGCAAATAACCTAAAAGTCCTCGTGACACAAAATTGGTAAACAAAATTGAATAAGTGGAGAAATATGAGGGACCATATCACATTTTTACCAAAAGTGAAAAGTGATTCAATGATGGAATTGTAGAGAAATATGAACAATAAAATGATCATttcttaatttcaataaatattaAATGTAATGATTAATGGTGAAAAGGTGTTGAGAAATAATTGGTTggattattttaatactattttgatattattttatttcattaattaaataattaggtATTTGATGTGAAAATGTAGAGATTTTCATCATTTATCTTTTGCATTCTCATGCCCACTTTCATTTATGTATAATGAAACTTTCATTTCcattaattttagtccttttcactaTATCTATCTAATTTAAGCTTGAAACCATCAAATTtcctgtaacaccctatactcgacTCGGTTTATCGGATTCAAACATAAGATGTTACAAAATTTACATACTTagcaaattttacaacttatgaaagCCATAAGAATGTACCtcttatttttttgaaattatttctaGGACAATAGGTTTGAATAAAACATTTATCGTTTGTTCCAGACTTTTAAAGGTAGTATAAAACTTTATAACATAAATGTTTGATTTAATAGACGTATTCGTAACATGTATTACaatttttcatttgaaaatatatatttctAAGAACATACCTCTGTATGCATAATATTGCCCTCGGTTTACCATTAGGGCACATTCCTTGGCCACACTGGTTCAATTTTTAGACCTGCATACCAAAAGACGCATATTTAAAGGAACTTAGTGGGCCTTAATCAATATTACCTTTAAACGGTGTTGTAGAATTTCTTGACTTAAGGTTTGGATTCCCTCTCAGACCTTGGCAGGTACTCTTGTGATTCTTGGTTAGCAGATAACCATATGCCTACCTTTCCTCTTGAATACCTTATAGACGGTCCATTTGACTGGCGGGTTACAATTTCAACCCCATAGTTTGAATTCTATTTCGGTATCCCTTTGAAGATAATATTTGAATACTTTCCCCAAGGTAATATTCCTGTGGGTATTACTCTTTGACTGATCTTCCTACTATTTTTGACAGTCACCAAACACAGTTTGTACCAAATCTTACAATTAATCCAAACAACATACTTACTCAGATGAATGCAAGGTTTTGATCACCCAATAGCACTCTAGATAGCATTAATACATAAGGAGAGAATTCACAGGTTTGGCGAACTTTTACACCACTATACCTCTAGATACGACAAACTCACTATCCTGGTGGATTACTAAGGTGGTTTCCTCAGTCGAATACAATGCTGAAAACTCTCTTAGACAAGACATACCTAGATTTCTTGGTATGGGTGGTCTAACCACTCGCCATTTAAGCATTACAGAATTCGTCACACGGTCTTTCCAGATAATACTCTAAAAAAGCTTTTCACAATATTAGCCACAAAGGCTTTCTAGATAATACGCCACAAAGGCTTTTTACAAGATTAGCCACAAAGGCTTTCTAAAGAATTCTCAAGTTTGTAGTCCCGATGGACTACATCTTTTCCATACTGGCTTTCGATTTTACTATCCCAGCGGACCAACACAATGGATGCCAAGGAGCCTCACTCACATGGTCTCACACTGTCTCGCCATATTGGCATATTATCAAATGATGCCATGGGGTCTCACCTACATGGTTTTACAAATATTGTAATTGCTCGCAAGGTCTAACTGTGATCTGCCAGTCTGATTTACAATGAAACTACCCTACCGAAGGCATCACAAATAAAGCTTTTTTTTTCTACATTTTCCTATGACATAGATTTGTTAATACTGGAATCGTATAACAAAAAGGTATTAAAAAATGAGCATATTCATGCATGCGACACAACTTATTACACCTACCCAGACTC belongs to Gossypium arboreum isolate Shixiya-1 chromosome 7, ASM2569848v2, whole genome shotgun sequence and includes:
- the LOC108483396 gene encoding protein LIGHT-DEPENDENT SHORT HYPOCOTYLS 3-like — its product is MDSIRETDSSNSENVSLINVSNNGGTSLPSSSSSPTASRYENQKRRDWNTFGQYLKNHRPPLSLSRCSGAHVLEFLRYLDQFGKTKVHTPICPFYGHPNPPAPCPCPLRQAWGSLDALIGRLRAAFEENGGKPEVNPFGARAVRLYLREVRDLQSKARGISYEKKKRKRPPTQQIPTLPMPPPPPPGAS